Proteins encoded by one window of Methylovirgula ligni:
- a CDS encoding 50S ribosomal protein L11 methyltransferase, with product MLPADMLEGLPPNNAAYLMRLRCPDAATARQVADVIVESFDPAETAASAFEEAGDRPEIEGPWIVEAYFGMAPDEPQVRELVSLVAGEALAAQVEFGRVQKADWVANALAGLAPVRAGRFLLHGEHDRGTVGINDLGIEIEAALAFGTGHHGTTRGCLTFIDAIAKRRRPRKILDVGTGTGVLAIAAAKAFRRVVVAGDIDAVAVATARTNAIRNGTGAFVHVVEARGIGHPALKGRFDLITANILAAPLRKLAPALAKALEPGGDIILSGLLGRDVPGIISAYRTQNLRLVARLDIDGWATLLMRR from the coding sequence GTGCTACCCGCCGACATGCTCGAAGGCCTGCCCCCCAACAATGCGGCTTATCTGATGCGCCTGCGCTGCCCCGATGCGGCGACGGCGCGGCAGGTCGCGGACGTGATCGTCGAAAGCTTCGACCCGGCCGAGACGGCGGCCAGCGCCTTCGAGGAGGCGGGCGACCGTCCCGAGATCGAGGGACCGTGGATCGTCGAGGCTTATTTCGGCATGGCGCCGGACGAGCCCCAGGTGCGCGAACTCGTCAGCCTCGTGGCGGGCGAGGCGCTCGCCGCGCAAGTGGAATTCGGCCGCGTGCAGAAGGCCGATTGGGTCGCCAACGCGCTCGCTGGCCTGGCGCCGGTCCGCGCCGGGCGTTTTCTGCTGCACGGCGAGCATGATCGCGGCACCGTGGGCATCAACGATCTCGGCATCGAAATCGAGGCCGCGCTGGCCTTCGGCACCGGCCATCATGGCACGACGCGCGGCTGCCTCACTTTTATTGACGCCATCGCCAAGCGGCGGCGTCCAAGGAAAATCCTCGATGTCGGCACCGGCACAGGCGTCCTCGCCATTGCCGCAGCAAAGGCGTTTCGCCGGGTCGTCGTTGCGGGCGATATCGATGCCGTCGCGGTGGCGACGGCGCGCACCAACGCCATACGCAACGGCACCGGCGCTTTTGTTCATGTCGTCGAGGCGCGCGGCATCGGCCATCCCGCCCTCAAGGGCCGGTTCGATCTTATCACCGCCAACATTCTCGCCGCGCCCTTGCGCAAGCTTGCGCCGGCCCTGGCGAAGGCGCTGGAACCGGGCGGAGACATCATCCTTTCCGGGCTGCTCGGCCGCGATGTACCGGGCATTATCAGCGCCTACCGCACACAAAACCTGCGGCTGGTCGCACGGCTTGACATCGACGGCTGGGCAACGCTTTTGATGCGCCGCTAG
- the tlpA gene encoding thiol:disulfide interchange protein TlpA — MSDQKPPKRGLPAPAISIIAFGLMLALVYVMKGLHRNEPAASDACPAARAIAARLAPLVKGEVAALALDSDPHPLPPLTFIDGDGKPVTLANFHGHDILLNLWATWCVPCRMEMPSLDRLQGARGNADFSVVAVNIDTARLDRPKGFLKEIGVKNLNFYADNSANIFETLKQDGKVLGLPTTILVAKDGCDIGTMAGPAKWDSPEALALIGALQSAAAAAQQPKS, encoded by the coding sequence ATGTCAGACCAGAAACCACCGAAGCGTGGCCTGCCCGCCCCGGCCATATCGATCATCGCCTTCGGCCTTATGCTGGCCCTCGTATACGTGATGAAGGGCTTGCATCGCAACGAACCCGCCGCAAGCGATGCCTGTCCGGCCGCCCGCGCCATCGCCGCCCGGCTCGCGCCGCTCGTCAAGGGCGAAGTGGCGGCGCTGGCGCTCGACAGCGATCCGCATCCCCTGCCGCCGCTGACCTTCATCGACGGAGACGGCAAGCCGGTGACGCTCGCAAACTTCCACGGCCACGACATCCTGCTGAACCTGTGGGCGACCTGGTGCGTGCCCTGCCGCATGGAAATGCCCTCGCTCGACCGGCTGCAGGGCGCGCGCGGGAATGCGGATTTTTCCGTCGTCGCGGTCAATATCGATACCGCCCGGCTCGACCGGCCGAAGGGCTTTTTGAAGGAAATCGGGGTCAAGAACCTCAATTTCTACGCCGATAACAGCGCCAATATTTTCGAGACGCTGAAGCAGGACGGCAAAGTGCTCGGCCTGCCGACCACGATCCTCGTCGCCAAAGACGGCTGCGACATCGGCACGATGGCGGGGCCGGCGAAATGGGATTCGCCCGAGGCGCTCGCCTTGATCGGGGCCCTGCAATCCGCCGCCGCGGCAGCGCAGCAGCCCAAGAGCTAG
- the argH gene encoding argininosuccinate lyase, which translates to MSNKMWGGRFADSPDAIMEEINASIDFDQKLAAYDIAGSLAHVAMLGETGILSKDDAAKIAEALGRIRGEIEKGDFTYSRKLEDIHMNVEARLADLIGPAAGRLHTARSRNDQVAVDFRLYVRATIEALDGQIAALQLALAEKALTFAGAVMPGFTHLQSAQPVTLGHHLLAYVEMLGRDRGRFRDARARLNESPLGAAALAGTSFPIDRFATAKALGFDRPTANSLDSVSDRDFVIETLSAAALCAVHLSRFAEEIVLWATPQFGFLRLSDKFSTGSSIMPQKRNPDAAELVRGKSGRVIGALTGLLVVLKGLPLAYSKDMQEDKEGTFDALQTLSLCLAATKGMVGDFVPDLARMKAAAGAGYATATDLADYLVRELGLPFREAHHVTGRLVGLAAERGIGLEALSLTEIKTVEPRLTDQVFAVLGVENSVASRTSYGGTAPANVAEQAQAWLDRLKTPQD; encoded by the coding sequence ATGAGCAACAAGATGTGGGGCGGCCGGTTTGCCGACAGCCCCGACGCGATCATGGAAGAAATCAATGCGTCGATTGATTTCGACCAGAAGCTTGCGGCGTATGACATAGCAGGCTCGCTCGCCCATGTCGCGATGCTGGGCGAGACCGGCATATTGTCGAAGGACGACGCCGCAAAGATCGCCGAGGCTCTAGGCCGCATCCGTGGCGAAATCGAGAAGGGCGATTTCACCTATTCGCGCAAGCTCGAAGACATCCATATGAACGTCGAGGCGCGGCTGGCCGATCTCATCGGCCCGGCCGCCGGGCGGCTGCACACGGCGCGCTCGCGCAACGATCAGGTCGCGGTCGACTTCCGGCTCTACGTCCGCGCCACGATCGAGGCGCTTGATGGACAGATCGCCGCGCTGCAACTGGCGCTTGCCGAAAAGGCTTTGACCTTCGCCGGCGCGGTGATGCCCGGCTTCACCCATCTGCAATCGGCGCAGCCCGTCACGCTCGGCCATCATCTGCTCGCCTATGTCGAAATGCTCGGCCGCGATCGTGGCCGCTTCCGCGACGCGCGCGCGCGGCTCAACGAAAGCCCGCTGGGCGCTGCGGCGCTCGCCGGTACGTCTTTTCCCATCGACCGCTTCGCCACGGCGAAGGCGCTCGGCTTCGACCGGCCGACCGCGAATTCGCTCGACAGCGTTTCGGACCGCGATTTCGTGATCGAGACTTTGTCGGCGGCGGCGCTCTGCGCGGTGCATCTGTCGCGTTTCGCCGAGGAGATCGTGCTCTGGGCGACGCCGCAATTCGGCTTCCTGCGACTTTCCGACAAGTTCTCGACCGGTTCTTCGATCATGCCGCAGAAGCGCAATCCCGACGCGGCCGAGCTCGTGCGCGGCAAATCCGGGCGCGTTATCGGCGCATTGACGGGGCTCCTCGTCGTGCTCAAGGGTCTGCCGCTCGCCTATTCCAAGGATATGCAAGAGGATAAGGAGGGCACGTTCGATGCGCTCCAGACTCTCTCGCTCTGCCTTGCCGCGACGAAGGGCATGGTCGGCGATTTCGTGCCGGACCTTGCGCGGATGAAGGCCGCCGCCGGCGCCGGTTATGCGACGGCGACGGATCTGGCGGATTATCTCGTCCGCGAACTCGGCCTGCCGTTCCGCGAGGCGCATCATGTCACCGGCCGTCTGGTGGGGCTGGCGGCGGAGCGCGGCATCGGCCTCGAAGCCTTGAGCCTTACGGAGATCAAGACCGTCGAGCCGCGGCTGACGGACCAGGTTTTCGCCGTGCTTGGCGTGGAAAATTCCGTCGCCAGCCGGACGAGCTATGGCGGCACGGCACCGGCCAATGTGGCAGAGCAGGCACAAGCCTGGCTCGATCGGCTGAAAACCCCGCAGGATTAA
- the lptM gene encoding LPS translocon maturation chaperone LptM yields MNSRFCARRGLFCLVLLALALSGCGRRGDLDPPPGVPASEVVPQQVKVPNAMAGDLVVPNAPSRQETNATTSTAGTEGKTFVLDPLVK; encoded by the coding sequence GTGAATTCTCGTTTCTGCGCCAGACGTGGTCTTTTCTGCCTCGTCCTTCTCGCGCTGGCGCTTAGCGGCTGCGGGCGCCGCGGCGATTTGGACCCGCCCCCCGGCGTGCCCGCCAGCGAGGTGGTGCCGCAGCAGGTCAAGGTCCCCAATGCGATGGCTGGCGATCTGGTGGTGCCCAACGCGCCGTCGCGGCAGGAAACCAATGCGACGACGTCGACCGCCGGAACAGAGGGCAAGACCTTCGTCCTCGACCCGCTGGTGAAATGA
- the lysA gene encoding diaminopimelate decarboxylase, translating to MNHFELKDGVLHAEGVDLARLAAAVGTPFYCYSTATLTRHYEVFKRSFGDLPVLVCYAVKANSNQAVLKTLGNLGAGMDVVSEGELRRARGAGVAAGKITFSGVGKTADEINYALDEDIFCFNVESEPELEALSGLAAGRGRTARVALRVNPDVDARTHAKISTGKAENKFGIPLGRAREVYARAAALPGLKVTGIDIHIGSQITDLEPFDNAFALAAEFLGVLEADGHRIDHIDLGGGLGIPYKPDDKGDAFHPDLYAKIVRRHFGGLGRQLIFEPGRLIAGNAGILVTRVLYVKKAEAKESGKTFVIVDAGMNDLIRPTLYDAYHEIVPVMPAPGAREIVADVVGPVCETGDFLALDRRMPEPRPGDLLAVLSAGAYGAVQAGTYNSRLLVPEVLVKGDAYAVVRPRETYEQLIGLDKLPPWLR from the coding sequence ATGAATCATTTCGAGCTGAAGGACGGCGTTCTGCATGCCGAGGGGGTCGATCTTGCCCGGCTGGCCGCCGCGGTGGGCACGCCCTTCTATTGCTATTCGACCGCGACGCTCACCCGCCATTACGAGGTTTTCAAGCGCTCCTTCGGCGATTTGCCGGTGCTGGTCTGCTACGCGGTGAAGGCCAATTCCAATCAGGCGGTGTTGAAGACGCTCGGCAATCTCGGCGCCGGCATGGATGTCGTGTCCGAGGGCGAGTTGCGCCGCGCCCGGGGCGCCGGGGTCGCGGCCGGGAAGATCACCTTTTCCGGCGTCGGCAAGACGGCGGACGAGATCAATTACGCCCTCGATGAAGATATTTTCTGCTTCAACGTCGAATCCGAGCCGGAGCTGGAGGCGCTCTCCGGCCTCGCGGCGGGGCGGGGCCGCACGGCGCGGGTGGCGCTGCGGGTCAATCCGGATGTCGATGCGCGCACCCACGCCAAGATTTCGACCGGCAAGGCGGAGAACAAGTTCGGCATTCCGCTCGGCCGCGCCCGCGAGGTCTATGCGAGGGCGGCGGCGCTGCCGGGCCTCAAGGTCACCGGCATCGACATCCACATCGGCTCGCAGATCACCGATCTCGAGCCCTTCGACAATGCTTTCGCGCTCGCCGCCGAGTTTCTCGGCGTGCTGGAAGCCGACGGGCATCGGATCGATCATATCGACCTCGGCGGCGGTCTCGGCATCCCCTACAAGCCGGACGACAAGGGCGATGCCTTCCATCCCGATCTCTACGCCAAGATCGTCCGCCGGCATTTCGGCGGCCTCGGCCGGCAATTGATTTTCGAGCCGGGGCGGCTCATCGCCGGCAACGCCGGGATTCTCGTCACCCGCGTTCTTTATGTGAAAAAGGCCGAGGCCAAAGAGTCTGGAAAGACTTTTGTCATCGTCGACGCCGGGATGAACGATCTCATCCGCCCGACGCTTTATGACGCTTATCACGAGATCGTCCCGGTGATGCCCGCGCCCGGCGCGCGGGAAATCGTCGCTGATGTCGTCGGCCCGGTCTGCGAGACGGGCGATTTCCTCGCCCTCGACCGGCGGATGCCGGAGCCAAGGCCCGGCGATCTGCTCGCGGTTCTTTCGGCGGGGGCCTATGGCGCCGTCCAGGCCGGGACCTATAATTCGCGGCTGCTGGTGCCGGAAGTTCTGGTCAAGGGCGACGCCTATGCCGTGGTGCGGCCGCGCGAGACCTATGAGCAATTGATCGGGCTCGACAAATTGCCGCCCTGGCTCCGATAA